The proteins below are encoded in one region of Brevundimonas fontaquae:
- a CDS encoding DUF1852 domain-containing protein — MASSDFTFRIKRTALDEDYRPAETTRITTNFANLARGESRRDNLRNTLRMIDNRFNSLAHHDNPRGDRYALELQIVSVEMSLCSERDDAFPLIEILQTTIIDRETRRRIDGIVGNNFSSYVRDYDFSVVLPEHLKAHPNGGVPDDFGDLHGKLFRHFLASGAYRDNFAKPPIICLSVSSNKTYHRTGFDHPVLGLEYANDAFSPTDRYFEKMGMKVRYFMPPGSVAPFALYHIGDLTGGYTDLELASTIATMETFQKIYRPEIYNANSPATEQYQPSLKAQDYSLTRIVYDRDERSRLAVEQGRFVEERFIKPHRARLDQWSAAFAAA; from the coding sequence ATGGCGAGCAGCGACTTCACCTTCAGGATCAAGCGGACTGCGCTCGACGAAGACTATCGTCCCGCCGAGACGACCAGGATCACCACCAATTTCGCCAATCTGGCGCGAGGCGAGAGCCGCCGAGACAATCTGCGCAACACCCTGCGGATGATCGACAATCGCTTCAACTCGCTGGCGCATCACGACAATCCGAGGGGCGATCGCTACGCGCTGGAGCTTCAAATCGTCTCGGTCGAGATGAGCCTTTGCTCGGAGCGCGACGACGCCTTTCCCCTGATCGAAATCCTTCAAACGACGATCATCGACAGGGAGACGCGCCGGCGGATCGATGGGATCGTGGGCAATAATTTCTCCTCCTACGTTCGCGACTACGACTTCAGCGTGGTTCTGCCCGAACACCTGAAGGCGCATCCGAACGGCGGCGTGCCGGACGATTTCGGCGATCTGCACGGCAAGCTGTTCCGGCACTTTCTGGCGTCGGGCGCCTATCGCGACAACTTCGCCAAGCCGCCGATCATCTGCCTCAGCGTCTCAAGCAACAAGACCTATCATCGCACCGGCTTCGACCATCCCGTGTTGGGCCTGGAATACGCCAACGACGCCTTCTCGCCGACCGACCGGTATTTTGAGAAGATGGGGATGAAGGTTCGCTACTTCATGCCACCGGGCAGCGTGGCGCCGTTCGCCCTGTACCATATCGGCGACCTGACCGGCGGCTACACCGACCTCGAACTGGCCAGCACCATCGCCACGATGGAGACCTTCCAGAAGATCTATCGGCCCGAAATCTACAACGCCAACTCCCCGGCGACCGAGCAGTATCAGCCCAGCCTGAAGGCGCAGGACTATTCGCTGACCCGCATCGTCTACGACCGCGACGAGCGTAGTCGGCTGGCCGTCGAGCAGGGCCGTTTCGTCGAGGAGCGGTTCATCAAGCCGCACCGCGCCCGTCTCGATCAATGGTCGGCCGCCTTCGCCGCCGCCTGA
- a CDS encoding methionine synthase, translating to MKTLLPTSTAGSLPKPVWLAEPETLWSPWKLQGDELIEAKQDALRLSLDDQRRAGIDIVSDGEQTRQHFVTTFIEHLDGVDFENRKTMRIRNRYDASVPVVVGAVSRPKSVFVEDAKFLRAQTDQPIKWALPGPMTMIDTLYDDHYGSREKLAWEFAKILNEEARELEAAGVDIVQFDEPAFNVFFDEVNDWGVATLEKAAEGLRCETAVHICYGYGIKANTDWKKTLGSEWRQYEEAFPKLRTSSIDIISLEAQNARVPMDLIELIRGKKVMVGAIDVATDTIETPEEVADTLRKALQFVDADKLYPATNCGMAPLSRRVANGKLRALSAGAEIVREEMSRDLYYGAERSKS from the coding sequence ATGAAAACCCTTCTCCCGACCTCGACCGCCGGCAGCCTGCCCAAACCCGTCTGGCTGGCCGAGCCCGAGACGCTCTGGTCGCCCTGGAAGCTGCAAGGCGATGAACTGATCGAGGCCAAACAGGACGCCCTGCGCCTGTCGCTCGACGATCAACGCCGGGCCGGCATCGACATCGTCAGCGACGGCGAACAGACCCGCCAGCATTTCGTCACGACCTTCATCGAACACCTCGACGGCGTCGATTTCGAGAACCGCAAGACCATGCGAATCCGCAATCGCTATGACGCCAGCGTCCCGGTGGTCGTGGGCGCCGTCAGCCGTCCGAAATCGGTCTTCGTCGAGGACGCCAAGTTCCTGCGAGCCCAGACCGACCAGCCGATCAAATGGGCCCTGCCAGGGCCGATGACGATGATCGACACCCTGTATGACGACCATTACGGCAGCCGCGAAAAACTGGCCTGGGAGTTCGCCAAAATCCTCAATGAGGAGGCCCGCGAACTGGAGGCCGCCGGCGTCGACATCGTCCAGTTCGACGAGCCCGCCTTCAACGTCTTCTTCGACGAGGTGAACGACTGGGGCGTGGCGACCCTGGAGAAGGCGGCCGAGGGACTGAGGTGCGAAACGGCGGTCCACATCTGCTACGGCTACGGCATCAAGGCCAACACCGACTGGAAGAAGACGCTCGGCTCGGAATGGCGGCAGTACGAAGAGGCCTTCCCCAAGCTTCGGACCTCCAGCATCGACATCATCTCGCTCGAAGCCCAGAACGCGCGCGTGCCGATGGATCTGATCGAACTGATCCGGGGCAAGAAGGTGATGGTCGGCGCCATCGATGTCGCAACCGACACGATCGAAACGCCCGAAGAGGTGGCCGACACGCTGCGTAAGGCGCTTCAGTTCGTGGACGCCGACAAACTCTATCCGGCCACCAACTGCGGCATGGCGCCCCTGTCGCGCCGGGTCGCCAACGGCAAGCTGCGCGCCTTGAGCGCCGGCGCCGAGATCGTGCGCGAGGAAATGTCCCGCGACCTCTACTACGGCGCGGAAAGGTCCAAGTCGTGA
- a CDS encoding acyl-CoA thioesterase, whose amino-acid sequence MRVRLIDMVFPGDANHHGTLFGGVGLAHLDKVAFLAASRHARRAVVTAGCERIDFAAPARIGEMVEAVGRVVRIGRSSLGVEVELHAESLLTGERRLCTRGAFNMVSLRPAGDDHPLAPLDEAGEADDGWLRTAEMVFPGTTNHYGTLFGGDALKLMGKAAFVTATRHAREVMVMAATNRIDFKAPIDGGDMVELVSRVKMVGRNSLSVEVQLWAERLLTGERRRSATAEFVMVAVDSNGRPIPAKALNLVDDVKATG is encoded by the coding sequence GTGAGGGTTCGCCTGATCGACATGGTGTTCCCCGGCGACGCCAATCACCATGGCACCCTGTTCGGCGGGGTTGGTCTGGCCCATCTCGACAAGGTCGCCTTTCTGGCCGCGAGCCGTCATGCACGACGGGCCGTGGTGACGGCCGGATGCGAACGAATCGACTTCGCCGCCCCGGCCCGGATCGGCGAGATGGTCGAGGCGGTCGGCCGCGTCGTTCGGATCGGGCGGTCCTCGCTGGGCGTCGAAGTCGAATTGCACGCCGAAAGCCTGTTGACCGGCGAGCGCCGCCTGTGCACGCGCGGAGCCTTCAACATGGTCTCCTTGAGGCCGGCGGGCGATGATCATCCATTGGCGCCGCTCGATGAGGCAGGCGAAGCGGACGACGGCTGGCTCAGGACCGCAGAGATGGTCTTTCCCGGCACGACCAACCACTACGGCACCCTGTTCGGCGGCGACGCGCTCAAGCTCATGGGCAAGGCCGCCTTCGTCACGGCGACCCGCCATGCGCGCGAAGTCATGGTCATGGCCGCGACCAACCGCATCGATTTCAAGGCCCCGATCGACGGCGGCGACATGGTCGAACTGGTTTCGCGCGTGAAGATGGTCGGGCGCAACTCCCTCTCGGTCGAGGTGCAACTCTGGGCCGAACGCCTCCTGACAGGAGAAAGGCGACGCTCGGCCACGGCCGAGTTCGTCATGGTGGCCGTCGATAGCAACGGGCGGCCGATACCTGCGAAGGCCCTAAACCTCGTCGACGACGTCAAAGCGACCGGCTGA
- a CDS encoding TonB-dependent receptor encodes MLRQALLAATVSGIALLSAGSVLAQTTDSAVEPSGVDDIVVTAQRRSENIRDVPFAVTALNTQTLQEVSAGGADILSLSGRVPSLQVESSNGRYAPRFYIRGLGNVDFDFTASQPVSVVLDDVVLESVYLKGFPLFDVQQLEVLRGPQGTLFGRNTPAGVVKIDTVKPSDDFTGFGSVTYGNLGSTRAEAAVTLPASDTLQVRGAILWNHRDDWVNNAYNPSFANPDKDDLGGFDDLAARVHVAWTPTDRLSTLLTLQARDYDGTGTMNRANALTKGSNKLNDNFDRDTVYYDGGRNNFQKQKTTSESLRVAYDFGPATLTGIVGSYQGWSQGDGDIDGGVATAPATASYKTPFNSETGTLSSDLLQNTYELRLASNGDGRVGWQVGAFYWDERFNLVSGTFNGVGGLIPTKITDIVQKSDSWSIFGQGSYKVTEALKVTAGLRYTDDNRHYNGRIVVGTPVGGQGAVSVGDQQVSGDVSAVYQVNDDLNLFARVAKGYRGPSIQGRNLPVLTTANSETVMSYETGLKARMMDGRARFNATAYVYEVSDMQFTAIGGADNSNRLINAKKGEGYGLELDGDIDLGAGFSLAAGGAWNHTEIKDKDLLVAVCGSNCTVTDPIVMVGATRRAAIDGNPFPQAPEYTANLTLNYVRPLGADTELFASTDWVMQKNFNLFLYESVEFMQDTHFEGGLRAGWRDLSRGIEAAAYVRNLTDEENVIGAIDFNNLTAFVNEPRTYGVQLTKRF; translated from the coding sequence ATGCTTCGCCAAGCCCTTCTGGCCGCCACCGTCAGCGGCATCGCCCTGTTGAGCGCAGGCTCGGTTCTCGCCCAAACGACGGACTCCGCCGTTGAGCCCTCCGGCGTCGACGACATCGTGGTCACGGCCCAGCGCCGCAGCGAGAACATCCGCGACGTGCCGTTCGCCGTCACCGCCCTGAACACCCAGACGCTGCAGGAGGTTTCGGCCGGCGGCGCCGACATCCTGTCGCTGTCGGGCCGCGTGCCCAGCCTGCAGGTCGAGAGCTCCAACGGCCGTTACGCGCCGCGCTTCTACATTCGCGGCCTGGGCAATGTGGATTTCGACTTCACCGCCTCGCAGCCGGTGTCGGTCGTGCTGGACGACGTCGTGCTGGAGAGCGTCTATCTGAAGGGCTTCCCCCTGTTCGACGTGCAGCAGCTGGAAGTGCTGCGCGGTCCGCAGGGTACGCTGTTCGGCCGCAACACGCCCGCAGGCGTGGTCAAGATCGACACCGTCAAGCCGTCGGACGACTTCACCGGCTTCGGCTCGGTGACCTATGGCAACCTGGGTTCGACCCGGGCCGAGGCGGCCGTCACCCTTCCGGCGTCGGACACGCTTCAGGTGCGCGGCGCCATCCTGTGGAACCATCGCGACGACTGGGTGAACAATGCCTATAATCCGTCGTTCGCCAATCCCGACAAGGATGATCTGGGGGGCTTCGACGATCTGGCCGCGCGCGTCCATGTCGCCTGGACGCCGACTGATCGGCTATCGACCCTGCTGACGCTGCAGGCCCGCGATTATGACGGCACGGGCACAATGAACCGCGCCAACGCCCTGACCAAGGGCTCCAACAAGCTGAACGACAACTTCGACCGCGACACCGTCTATTACGACGGCGGCCGCAACAACTTCCAGAAGCAGAAGACGACGTCCGAATCGTTGAGGGTGGCCTATGACTTCGGTCCCGCGACCCTGACCGGCATAGTCGGCTCTTATCAGGGCTGGTCCCAGGGCGACGGCGATATCGACGGCGGCGTGGCCACCGCCCCGGCGACCGCTTCCTACAAGACCCCGTTCAACTCCGAGACCGGCACCCTGTCCAGCGACCTGCTGCAGAACACCTACGAGCTTCGCCTGGCCTCGAACGGCGACGGGCGGGTCGGCTGGCAGGTGGGGGCCTTCTATTGGGACGAGCGCTTCAACCTGGTCAGCGGCACGTTCAACGGCGTTGGCGGTCTGATCCCAACCAAGATCACCGATATCGTGCAGAAATCCGATTCCTGGTCGATCTTCGGCCAAGGCAGCTACAAGGTGACCGAGGCGCTGAAGGTGACGGCGGGTCTGCGCTACACCGATGACAATCGCCACTACAACGGCCGGATCGTGGTCGGAACGCCCGTTGGCGGCCAGGGCGCCGTGTCGGTCGGGGACCAGCAGGTCAGCGGGGACGTCAGCGCGGTCTATCAGGTGAACGACGACCTGAACCTGTTCGCCCGCGTGGCCAAGGGCTATCGCGGCCCGTCGATCCAGGGCCGCAACCTGCCGGTCCTGACGACGGCGAACTCCGAAACCGTCATGTCCTACGAAACGGGTCTGAAGGCGCGGATGATGGACGGCCGGGCGCGCTTCAACGCCACCGCCTATGTCTATGAAGTCAGCGACATGCAGTTCACCGCCATCGGCGGCGCGGACAACTCCAACCGCCTGATCAACGCCAAGAAGGGCGAGGGATACGGCCTGGAGCTGGACGGAGACATCGATCTGGGCGCGGGCTTCAGCCTGGCGGCCGGCGGCGCCTGGAACCATACCGAGATCAAGGACAAGGACCTGCTGGTCGCCGTCTGCGGCTCCAACTGCACCGTGACCGATCCCATCGTCATGGTGGGCGCCACCCGTCGCGCCGCCATCGACGGCAATCCCTTCCCCCAGGCGCCGGAATACACCGCCAACCTGACGCTGAACTACGTCAGGCCGCTGGGGGCTGACACGGAGCTGTTTGCCTCGACCGACTGGGTCATGCAGAAGAACTTCAACCTGTTCCTCTATGAATCGGTCGAGTTCATGCAGGACACGCATTTCGAAGGTGGGCTGCGCGCAGGCTGGCGTGATCTGTCGCGCGGTATCGAGGCCGCCGCCTACGTCCGCAACTTGACGGACGAAGAGAATGTGATCGGCGCCATCGACTTCAACAACCTGACCGCCTTCGTCAACGAGCCGCGCACCTACGGCGTGCAACTGACCAAGCGGTTCTGA
- a CDS encoding metallophosphoesterase gives MPLVTLSRRRLLQLAGATAITPGLIGMKPAQVIGRVLAVSDMHSAYERTAQLLGAFETEVRANPVPHVIAIDGDIFEHGNVVAARSGGVVDWAFLAALPAIAPTVFNLGNHDNDLTPDLADVVARLKGLGIHVVSNIGDTRTGSGYADPSASLPFGRRSLRVVGLATNALTTYPKASREQLSIPAAADWASANLAGALAGGDLVMVMSHAGVTADRDILPLLPDGSLMIGGHNHLLFQHRQGRSAYVHTGSWTAAYTAAEFLSDGSVTAQSRAVARDAPASPALADLIAATLAANLTDEERTILGKSPRALSLGDTGRRVAAGLAQAAGADAGFIGHTTLGTGVPAGPVSRYDFDSIVRFDGKLMIATVSRAELERVMARANQDRAMPLADRNGDFLYAAVVSPKADHVRIATTHWCAMNQGEYFGVTGLRFEAVAEGTVKRAAAAALLKV, from the coding sequence ATGCCTCTCGTCACGCTCTCCCGTCGCCGGCTGCTTCAACTCGCCGGGGCGACGGCGATCACGCCAGGGCTGATCGGCATGAAGCCTGCGCAGGTGATCGGCCGCGTGCTCGCCGTGTCGGACATGCACTCGGCCTATGAGCGAACCGCGCAGTTGCTGGGCGCCTTCGAGACCGAAGTCCGCGCCAACCCGGTCCCGCACGTCATCGCCATTGACGGCGACATCTTCGAACACGGAAATGTCGTCGCCGCGCGGTCTGGCGGCGTGGTCGACTGGGCCTTTCTGGCGGCCTTGCCGGCCATCGCGCCCACCGTGTTCAACCTGGGCAATCACGACAACGACTTGACCCCCGACCTGGCTGACGTCGTTGCGCGCTTGAAGGGTCTGGGGATCCATGTTGTCAGCAACATCGGCGATACGCGCACGGGCTCCGGCTATGCAGACCCGTCCGCGAGCCTGCCTTTCGGCCGCCGTTCGCTGCGGGTCGTAGGCCTGGCGACCAATGCGCTGACCACCTATCCCAAGGCGTCTCGCGAGCAGTTGTCGATCCCCGCCGCCGCCGACTGGGCGAGCGCCAATCTCGCCGGGGCTCTGGCCGGGGGCGATCTGGTCATGGTCATGAGCCACGCCGGGGTGACCGCGGACCGGGATATCCTGCCGCTGCTGCCGGACGGCAGCCTGATGATCGGCGGTCACAACCATCTGCTGTTCCAGCACAGACAGGGCCGCAGCGCCTATGTCCACACCGGTTCCTGGACTGCGGCCTATACGGCAGCCGAGTTTCTGTCAGACGGCTCGGTCACGGCCCAGTCGCGCGCCGTCGCGCGGGACGCCCCCGCCTCTCCTGCGTTGGCGGACCTGATCGCCGCGACTCTCGCCGCCAATCTGACCGACGAGGAACGAACCATTCTCGGAAAAAGCCCTCGCGCCCTTTCGCTGGGCGATACGGGTCGGCGTGTCGCCGCCGGACTGGCCCAGGCGGCCGGCGCCGACGCCGGCTTTATCGGCCACACCACCCTGGGGACCGGCGTCCCCGCCGGGCCGGTCAGCCGCTATGATTTTGATTCCATCGTCCGCTTTGACGGCAAGCTGATGATCGCCACGGTGTCACGCGCAGAGTTGGAACGCGTCATGGCTCGCGCCAATCAGGACCGCGCAATGCCCCTGGCCGACCGTAACGGTGACTTCCTCTATGCGGCGGTGGTTTCACCGAAAGCCGATCACGTTCGCATCGCCACAACCCACTGGTGCGCTATGAACCAAGGGGAATATTTCGGCGTAACGGGCCTTCGTTTCGAAGCGGTCGCTGAAGGGACCGTGAAACGCGCTGCAGCCGCCGCGCTCTTGAAGGTTTGA